One Ricinus communis isolate WT05 ecotype wild-type chromosome 1, ASM1957865v1, whole genome shotgun sequence DNA window includes the following coding sequences:
- the LOC8258030 gene encoding cytochrome b5, with the protein MASDPKILNFEEVAKHNKLKDCWLVISGKVYDVTPFMDDHPGGDDVLLSSTGKDATNDFEDVGHSDSARDMMEKYYIGEIDSATIPLRRTHIPKPQANYNQDKSSEFLIKILQFLVPLLILGLAFAVRHYTKKE; encoded by the exons ATGGCTTCAGATCCAAAGATATTAAACTTCGAAGAGGTGGCTAAACACAACAAACTCAAGGATTGCTGGCTTGTTATCTCTGGCAAG GTTTACGATGTCACCCCATTCATGGATGATCATCCTGGAGGAGATGATGTTTTACTGTCATCGACTG GGAAAGACGCAACAAATGATTTTGAAGATGTGGGTCATAGTGACTCGGCCAGAGATATGATGGAAAAATACTACATTGGTGAAATAGATTCAGCCACTATTCCGCTAAGACGCACCCACATTCCTAAACCACAAGCCAACTACAATCAAGACAAGAGTTCAGAGTTTCTAATAAAGATCTTGCAGTTTCTTGTGCCACTGTTGATCTTAGGCTTAGCCTTCGCAGTCCGACACTACACCAAGAAAGAGTAG
- the LOC8258029 gene encoding rab GTPase-activating protein 22, which produces MFNTGGNNNPNGSPLSGGFGGGFWWAVAAPQSRTAVAVTALAGIAVFAAIFYTTSRGHLKSPWSGRKRKHTLSSEQWKSMFTPDGKLIDGGASFLKKVRSGGVDPSIRAEVWPFLLGVYDLNSSKEERDNIRSQKRKEYEKLRRQCSQLLKSSNESLKLNDSGEKSNGDSKSLVQETCASGYDDVSAKESLSSENKSEDVEHSHNPSSTLLEGDDNSGQQVTSSGASAPNTQSSDSDSEVINSASSSEGREENDPGVPSKEDISRSTNLQSNRHATENFITWQRIIRVDAVRANSEWIPYSPSQASVSKDGAYRSAETVGLKDYDHLEPCRIFHAARLVAILEAYALYDPEIGYCQGMSDLLSPIIAVMTEDHEAFWCFVGFMKKARHNFRLDEVGIRRQLNIVSKIIKCKDSRLYSHLEKLQAEDCFFVYRMVVVLFRRELTFEQTICLWEVMWADQAAIRARIGKSAWSRIRELAPPTDDLLLYAIAASVLQRRKLIIQKYYSMDEILRECNSMAGQLDVWKLLDDAHDLVVNLHGKIESSF; this is translated from the exons ATGTTTAACACCGGCGGCAACAACAACCCAAATGGAAGCCCTCTTTCTGGCGGCTTTGGGGGAGGTTTCTGGTGGGCTGTTGCTGCTCCACAGTCCAGAACTGCAGTTGCCGTCACGGCCTTGGCCGGAATTGCCGTGTTCGCCGCTATATTCTACACGACCAGCAG AGGCCATCTTAAATCACCGTGGTCCggtaggaaaagaaaacatacaCTTTCTTCTGAGCAATGGAAAAGTATGTTTACACCAGATGGGAAACTCATTGATGGTGGAGCaagttttttgaaaaaagttCGGAGCGGA GGTGTAGATCCAAGTATTAGAGCAGAAGTTTGGCCTTTCCTCCTTGGAGT CTATGACTTGAACAGCtccaaagaagaaagagataatATAAGAAGCCAGAAAAG GAAGGAATATGAGAAGCTCCGCAGACAGTGTTCACAGCTACTCAAATCTAGCAATGAGAGCCTTAAGTTGAATGACAGTGGTGAAAAAAGCAACGGGGACAGCAAAAGTCTTGTTCAAGAAACATGTGCTTCTGGCTATGATGATGTTAGTGCCAAGGAATCTCTTTCCAGTGAGAATAAGAGTGAAGATGTTGAGCATTCTCATAATCCCTCAAGTACACTGTTGGAAGGTGATGATAATTCAGGGCAACAAGTGACAAGCTCTGGTGCCTCTGCACCAAATACTCAGTCATCTGATTCAGACTCTGAAGTCATCAATTCAGCATCCTCTTCAGAAGGCAGggaagaaaatgaccctggtGTGCCTTCCAAAGAGGATATTTCTCGCTCAACCAATCTCCAATCAAACCGACATGCCACTGAAAATTTCATCACGTGGCAGCGGATTATTCGTGTTGATGCAGTGCGTGCTAATTCAGAATGGATACCTTACTCTCCTTCTCAGGCTTCAGTATCAAAGGATGGAGCATACCGTTCTGCAGAAACTGTCGGATTAAAGGACTATGATCACCTAGAACCCTGCAGGATTTTCCATGCTGCCCGCTTAGTTGCTATTCTTGAAGCCTATGCACTCTATGACCCTGAAATTGGCTACTGCCAGGGCATGAGTGATTTACTTTCTCCAATTATTGCTGTCATGACAGAGGATCATGAGGCTTTCTGGTGCTTTGTGGGTTTCATGAAGAAAGCTCGCCATAATTTTAGGCTAGATGAGGTGGGAATCCGAAGGCAATTGAATATTGTGTCCAAGATTATCAAATGCAAAGACTCACGCCTCTACAGCCACTTAGAGAAACTCCAGGCTGAGGATTGCTTTTTCGTTTATAGGATGGTGGTGGTGCTGTTTAGGAGGGAGTTGACTTTTGAACAGACAATTTGTCTCTGGGAGGTGATGTGGGCTGATCAGGCAGCCATAAGAGCTAGAATTGGCAAGTCTGCATGGAGCAGAATTAGAGAGCTTGCACCACCAACAGATGATTTGTTGCTTTATGCTATTGCAGCTTCAGTATTGCAGAGGAGGAAACTGATTATACAAAAGTATTACAGCATGGATGAGATTTTAAGAGAGTGCAATAGTATGGCCGGGCAACTCGATGTATGGAAGCTCTTAGATGATGCACATGACTTGGTGGTCAACCTGCATGGAAAGATAGAGTCTTCTTTTTGA